A stretch of Streptococcus chenjunshii DNA encodes these proteins:
- a CDS encoding RluA family pseudouridine synthase, with amino-acid sequence MTFAVTIINPYESCTVKELLEKHLLIPRKIRHFLRSKKHVWLNGQPVHWQNQANPGDTLYLQFDEEDYPVKTIIMGDKKQVHCLYEDEHIIIVNKEEGMKTHGNEPGELALLNHVSAYAGQTCYVVHRLDKETSGALMFAKNPFILPILNRLLEDKQIVRHYLALAQGQFPLANRVYKEKIGRDRHDRRKRLVDQKGQSAITKVKRLAQYRESCLLDCSLETGRTHQIRVHLAHHGHAVIGDPLYSTVTCSRLMLHAYQLSFRHPLTLKSVTVKAESASFKTMAALWANET; translated from the coding sequence ATGACATTTGCAGTAACCATCATAAATCCTTACGAATCTTGTACAGTGAAAGAACTTTTAGAAAAGCATCTGCTTATTCCACGGAAAATCCGGCATTTTCTGCGCAGTAAAAAACATGTCTGGCTCAATGGTCAGCCAGTACACTGGCAAAATCAGGCCAATCCCGGCGATACCCTTTATTTACAGTTTGACGAAGAGGATTATCCTGTCAAAACTATTATAATGGGGGATAAAAAACAGGTTCACTGCCTATATGAAGATGAGCACATCATTATCGTCAATAAAGAAGAAGGCATGAAAACACATGGTAATGAACCAGGTGAACTTGCTCTGCTTAACCATGTCTCTGCCTACGCTGGTCAAACTTGCTATGTGGTCCATCGTTTGGATAAAGAAACCAGCGGTGCTCTGATGTTTGCAAAAAATCCCTTTATTCTTCCTATTCTGAACCGCCTGTTGGAAGACAAACAGATTGTCCGCCATTATCTAGCCTTAGCCCAAGGACAGTTCCCTCTTGCCAACCGGGTCTATAAGGAAAAAATCGGCCGTGACCGCCACGACCGCCGCAAACGGCTGGTAGACCAAAAAGGGCAATCAGCCATCACCAAGGTGAAACGGTTGGCACAATATCGTGAATCCTGCCTGCTTGACTGCTCCTTAGAGACTGGCCGAACTCACCAAATCCGTGTCCATCTGGCTCACCATGGGCACGCTGTGATAGGCGATCCCCTCTACAGTACAGTCACATGCAGCCGTCTGATGCTGCATGCCTATCAGCTGAGTTTCAGACATCCCCTGACCTTAAAATCTGTGACGGTTAAGGCAGAGTCAGCTAGTTTTAAAACGATGGCAGCGCTATGGGCTAACGAAACCTAA
- the pbp2a gene encoding penicillin-binding protein PBP2A, which produces MTIIELLKKKFFPKRLNQPTTDENSQFGGKTTDFSEQDHLDETKIFQEESLDESELAGESDKASAYQRSRSYREKEKERPAWLQTLSRFVPSPKNPIRRFWRRYRIGKILLIAAAVFVLVVGSYLFYLAKTAKVSDLQEALKATTVIYDRNEEYAGSLSGQKGSYVELDAISDDLENAVIATEDRSFYSNNGINISRFLLAVVTFGKFGGGSTITQQLAKNAYLTQDQTIKRKAREFFLALELTKKYSKDEILTMYLNNAYFGNGVWGVEDASQKYFGTSAANLSLDEAATLAGMLKGPEVYNPYYSIENATNRRDTVLANMVAAEKITEEEADQAAAVGLGNQLADTYVGKSDDYQYPSYFDAVVNEAVEVYGLSEEDVVNNGYKIYTELDQNYQSGMQLTFDNDSLFPVSAYDGTSAQAAGVALDPNTGGVRGLIGRVNSTEDVSFRSFNYATQSSRSPGSTIKPLVVYAPAIAAGWSVDRELPNTVRDYDGYAPTNYGGYESEDIPMYQALANSYNIPAVYTLNELGINKAFSYGEKFGLNMDAASKELGVALGGSMTTNPLEMAQAYATFANGGVMHTAHLITRIETASGDVIKEHKDKSKRVLSQSVTNKMTSMMLGTFSNGSAVNANVYGYTLAGKTGTTETEFNPDLSSDQWVIGYTPDVVISQWLGFNETDENHYLSDASSGTASYIFSTQASYILPYTDGTAFKVENAYLQNGESLVYDADNSNDTTENNSQSIIDSIKESADKAKQSIQDAVDEYGLKEKAKEIWDGIVDYFR; this is translated from the coding sequence ATGACTATTATTGAATTACTGAAAAAAAAGTTTTTTCCGAAACGGTTAAATCAGCCGACTACTGATGAAAACTCTCAGTTCGGCGGCAAAACGACTGATTTTTCCGAACAGGATCATTTGGATGAGACCAAAATTTTTCAAGAAGAGAGCTTAGATGAAAGCGAGCTGGCTGGGGAAAGTGACAAAGCCAGTGCTTATCAGCGCAGCCGCAGCTATCGGGAAAAAGAAAAAGAACGCCCAGCCTGGCTGCAAACCCTAAGCCGTTTTGTACCATCGCCCAAAAACCCTATCCGTCGTTTCTGGCGTCGCTACCGTATTGGTAAAATTCTGCTGATTGCCGCTGCTGTTTTTGTTTTGGTGGTAGGCTCTTATCTTTTTTATCTGGCCAAAACAGCCAAAGTTTCTGATTTACAGGAGGCACTGAAAGCGACTACAGTTATTTATGACCGTAATGAGGAATATGCTGGCAGCTTGTCCGGCCAAAAAGGCAGCTATGTAGAACTGGACGCCATTTCTGATGATTTAGAAAATGCGGTCATTGCGACTGAGGACAGGAGTTTCTATAGCAATAACGGCATTAATATCTCTCGTTTTCTATTAGCGGTCGTCACTTTTGGAAAATTTGGCGGCGGATCAACTATTACGCAGCAGCTGGCTAAAAATGCTTATCTGACTCAAGACCAGACCATCAAGCGGAAAGCACGGGAATTCTTTTTGGCTTTAGAGCTGACCAAAAAATACAGTAAAGATGAAATTCTAACCATGTATTTAAATAATGCTTACTTTGGCAATGGTGTTTGGGGAGTTGAAGATGCCAGTCAGAAATATTTTGGGACCAGTGCGGCCAATCTTAGTCTTGATGAAGCTGCAACCTTAGCTGGAATGCTGAAAGGTCCGGAAGTCTATAATCCTTACTACTCTATTGAGAATGCTACTAACAGACGGGACACTGTTTTGGCTAATATGGTGGCTGCGGAAAAAATTACAGAGGAAGAAGCCGATCAGGCAGCAGCAGTAGGTTTGGGCAATCAGCTGGCTGATACCTATGTTGGTAAATCTGATGATTACCAGTATCCTTCCTATTTTGATGCTGTGGTCAATGAAGCGGTTGAAGTCTACGGTCTGTCAGAGGAAGATGTTGTCAACAATGGTTATAAAATCTATACAGAACTGGATCAGAATTATCAGTCCGGTATGCAGCTTACCTTTGATAATGACAGCCTCTTTCCTGTCTCAGCCTATGACGGAACCAGTGCCCAAGCCGCCGGTGTCGCTCTTGATCCTAATACTGGCGGTGTTCGCGGGCTTATCGGCAGGGTCAACAGTACAGAGGATGTCTCTTTCAGAAGTTTTAATTATGCCACACAGTCTTCCAGAAGCCCCGGTTCCACCATTAAACCTCTGGTTGTCTACGCGCCAGCAATCGCGGCCGGCTGGAGTGTAGATAGAGAGCTGCCTAATACGGTGAGGGATTATGACGGCTATGCGCCGACCAATTACGGCGGTTATGAGTCAGAGGATATTCCTATGTATCAGGCTTTGGCAAATTCTTATAATATCCCGGCTGTCTATACACTGAATGAACTGGGAATTAATAAAGCCTTCTCTTATGGCGAAAAATTTGGGCTTAATATGGATGCTGCCAGCAAAGAACTAGGTGTTGCTCTGGGCGGCAGTATGACGACCAATCCGCTGGAGATGGCTCAGGCATATGCTACCTTTGCTAACGGAGGGGTTATGCATACGGCTCACCTCATTACCCGTATTGAAACAGCCAGCGGAGATGTGATTAAAGAGCACAAGGATAAATCCAAACGTGTCCTCAGTCAGTCTGTAACCAATAAAATGACCAGTATGATGCTGGGAACTTTTTCCAATGGATCAGCAGTTAATGCTAATGTCTACGGGTACACATTAGCTGGAAAAACAGGGACCACGGAGACAGAGTTCAATCCGGATTTGAGCAGTGATCAATGGGTAATCGGCTATACCCCAGATGTTGTTATCAGCCAATGGCTTGGTTTTAATGAGACGGATGAAAACCACTATCTCAGTGATGCCAGCTCGGGGACAGCCTCTTATATTTTTAGCACACAGGCCTCCTATATTCTGCCTTATACAGATGGGACAGCATTTAAAGTGGAGAATGCCTATCTTCAAAATGGGGAAAGCTTGGTTTACGATGCTGATAACAGCAACGATACAACGGAAAATAACTCGCAAAGTATTATTGACAGCATAAAGGAATCAGCTGATAAAGCTAAACAGAGCATCCAGGATGCTGTTGATGAGTATGGACTCAAGGAAAAAGCAAAAGAAATATGGGACGGGATTGTGGATTACTTCAGGTAG
- the rpmG gene encoding 50S ribosomal protein L33, which yields MAQKKASLACTVCGSRNYSITVSSTPKPTRLEVNKFCKYCKKYTLHKETR from the coding sequence ATGGCACAGAAAAAAGCAAGTCTGGCTTGTACGGTCTGCGGGAGCCGCAACTACTCAATTACAGTCAGCAGTACTCCCAAGCCGACAAGGCTAGAGGTGAATAAATTTTGTAAGTACTGTAAAAAGTACACTCTGCATAAAGAAACTCGTTAA
- the secE gene encoding preprotein translocase subunit SecE produces MTFIKGVFTILKETTWPSHKQRWKDFFSVMEYTIFFTIVIFIFDQLLSIGILDLLNRF; encoded by the coding sequence GTGACATTTATTAAAGGTGTTTTTACAATTTTAAAAGAGACGACTTGGCCCAGCCATAAGCAGCGCTGGAAAGACTTTTTTTCGGTTATGGAGTATACAATCTTTTTCACAATCGTAATCTTCATATTCGACCAGCTGCTCTCTATCGGTATTTTAGACCTGCTCAATCGTTTTTAA
- the nusG gene encoding transcription termination/antitermination protein NusG encodes MLDSFDKGWFVLQTYSGYENKVKENLLQRAKTYNMLENILRVEIPTQTVNIEKNGKTKEVEENRFPGYVLVEMVMTDEAWFVVRNTPNVTGFVGSHGNRSKPTPLLEEEIRSILISMGQTVDVIDTNIKPGDVVQIIDGAFMGQEGRVVEIENNKVKIMINMFGSETAAELELYQVAEL; translated from the coding sequence ATGTTAGATTCATTTGATAAAGGCTGGTTTGTGCTGCAGACCTACTCAGGTTATGAAAATAAAGTGAAAGAAAACCTGTTACAGCGGGCAAAAACCTACAATATGCTGGAAAATATCCTGCGCGTAGAGATTCCGACTCAAACGGTTAACATTGAAAAAAACGGTAAAACCAAAGAAGTTGAGGAAAATCGCTTCCCAGGCTATGTTTTAGTGGAAATGGTCATGACAGATGAGGCTTGGTTTGTGGTGCGTAATACTCCTAATGTTACTGGGTTTGTCGGGTCTCACGGCAATCGTTCTAAACCAACACCGCTTTTGGAAGAAGAAATTCGCTCAATCCTGATTTCAATGGGGCAAACGGTAGATGTGATTGACACCAATATAAAACCCGGCGATGTGGTCCAAATTATTGACGGTGCCTTTATGGGACAGGAAGGCCGTGTGGTTGAAATCGAAAATAACAAAGTGAAAATCATGATTAACATGTTTGGTTCTGAAACAGCAGCCGAGCTGGAACTCTACCAGGTTGCAGAACTATGA